In Coregonus clupeaformis isolate EN_2021a chromosome 15, ASM2061545v1, whole genome shotgun sequence, one genomic interval encodes:
- the LOC121583129 gene encoding E3 ubiquitin/ISG15 ligase TRIM25-like produces MAQQGVLLDQDQFCCSVCLDLLKEPAIPCGHSYCRSFIEGYWDQDYQGIYSCPQCKQTFTPRPTLRKNNMLAEVVEKLKKTGLQAAPPALCYAGPGDVVCDFCTGTRKQKAHMSCLVCLVSYCETHLQPHYESPGFKKHKLVKATTQLQEKICSHHDKLLEVYCRTDQQCICFQCVMDEHKGHDTVSAAAERTEKQSQLGMSQQKVQQRVQEREKVLKELQQAVESLKVSIIIDQRRCTISLPSSSQRIYKV; encoded by the exons atggctcagcagggagttctgctggaccaggaccagttctgttgttctgtttgtctggatctactgaaggagccggCTATTCCttgtggacacagttactgtagaaGCTTTATTGAGGGCTACTGGGATCAGGATTATCAGGGCATCTACAGCTGTCCTCAGTGCAAgcagaccttcactccaaggcctactctgaggaaaaataacatgttggctgaggtggtggagaaactgaagaagacaggactccaggctgctccccctgctctgtgctatgctggacctggagatgtggtgtgtgatttctgcactgggaccagaaagcagaaagcccacatgtcctgtctggtgtgtctggtgtcttactgtgagactcacctccaacctcactatgaatctcctggtttcaagaagcacaagctggtcaaagccaccacacaactacaggagaagatctgttctcatcatgacaaactgctggaggtttactgtcgtaccgatcaACAGTGTATCTGTTTTCAGTGTgtgatggatgaacataaaggccatgatacagtgtcagctgcagcagagaggactgagaaacag AgtcagctggggatgagtcagcagaaggtccagcagagagtccaggagagagagaaggtgctgaaggagctccaacaggctgtggagtctctcaaggtgagtattatTATTGATCAGAGGAGATGCACCATTTCACTTCCCTCCTCCAGCCAGCgaatatacaaggtctga